In Dasypus novemcinctus isolate mDasNov1 chromosome 10, mDasNov1.1.hap2, whole genome shotgun sequence, one DNA window encodes the following:
- the LOC131280199 gene encoding olfactory receptor 4C5-like, whose amino-acid sequence MEQVKNVTEFILLGLTQNPDVQKLLFVVFIIMYFLTMAGNLLIIVTIASSPALGSPMYFFLSCLSFQDGAFCSNTVPKMIFDLLAEKKTISFTGCMAQLFVEHVIGGAEIILLSVMAYDRYMAICRPLHYMIKMNQHMCVFLVVLSWVGGFLHALVQILFIVWLPFCGPNIIDHFSCEVYPLLKLSCTDTQFTGPFVATNSGFMCLLSFSILITSYILILCSLKSYSSEGRRKGFSTCASHITVVVLVFVPCIFVYIRPMSIFPIDKFVAVFYKMITPMLNPLIYTLRNAEVKKAMRTLWSKSMVSCNKSCK is encoded by the coding sequence ATGGAGCAAGTGAAAAATGTGACAGAATTCATCCTGCTTGGCCTGACACAGAATCCAGATGTGCAGAAACTCCTGTTTGTGGTCTTTATAATCATGTACTTTCTTACCATGGCAGGCAACCTACTCATCATAGTAACAATTGCCAGCagcccagccctgggctcccctatgtatttttttctgtcttgcttGTCATTTCAAGATGGTGCCTTCTGTTCTAACACAGTCCCAAAAATGATATTTGACTTACTTGCTGAGAAGAAAACTATCTCCTTCACTGGCTGCATGGCCCAGCTCTTTGTAGAGCATGTCATAGGTGGAGCTGAGATTATCTTGCTCtcagtgatggcctatgaccgctatatGGCCATATGCAGGCCTCTGCACTACATGATAAAAATGAATCAGCACATGTGTGTTTTTTTGGTAGTCCTGTCCTGGGTTGGGGGATTTCTTCATGCTTTAGTTCAAATCCTTTTCATTGTTTGGTTGCCTTTCTGTGGACCCAATATCATTGACCATTTCTCCTGTGAGGTTTACCCTCTGCTGAAGCTCTCCTGTACTGACACTCAATTCACTGGACCTTTTGTTGCCACCAACAGTGGGTTCATGTGTTTGCTTagtttttctattcttattaCCTCCTATATCCTCATCCTTTGCTCCCTGAAATCTTACAGCTCTGAGGGACGACGGAAGGGTTTCTCCACTTGTGCCTCACATATTACTGTAGTTGTCTTAGTCTTCGTGCCCTGTATATTTGTGTACATTCGACCCATGAGCATCTTTCCCATTGATAAATTTGTGGCAGTATTTTATAAGATGATAACGCCCATGTTAAACCCTTTAATCTACACACTTCGAAATGCAGAAGTGAAAAAGGCAATGAGGACACTTTGGAGCAAAAGCATGGTGTCATGTAACAAATCATGTAAATag